In Thalassoglobus sp. JC818, a single window of DNA contains:
- the bshB1 gene encoding bacillithiol biosynthesis deacetylase BshB1 has protein sequence MDQLAESLDILVVAPHPDDAEISVGGTILKTLSQGKRVGVVELTNGEPTPRGTVERRQKETDRSTEVLGLTQRFQLNLPNRSLINDLDGRRKLAGLFRKTRPKVILAPYWEDAHPDHVAASALADAARFWAKLSRSDLPGDPFHPPKIYYYWSIHLRIHPKPAFVVDISNHIDQKMESVRCYESQVVEGRSSEFPTLLDDIRDRARYWGWSIDRAFGEPFASREEIRIDNITTLT, from the coding sequence ATGGACCAACTTGCTGAATCACTCGATATTCTCGTCGTTGCTCCTCACCCAGATGACGCAGAAATCAGTGTCGGTGGAACCATCCTCAAGACGCTCTCGCAGGGAAAACGCGTAGGAGTCGTCGAATTAACCAACGGTGAACCAACTCCTCGTGGCACTGTTGAACGTCGACAGAAGGAGACCGATCGCTCGACAGAAGTGCTCGGATTGACTCAGCGGTTTCAGCTGAATCTGCCGAACAGATCGCTCATCAACGACCTGGATGGCCGCCGAAAACTCGCTGGCCTCTTCCGAAAAACACGCCCGAAAGTCATTTTGGCACCATATTGGGAAGATGCGCACCCCGATCACGTGGCTGCCAGTGCGCTCGCCGATGCTGCGAGATTCTGGGCAAAATTGAGCCGCAGCGACCTTCCCGGCGACCCGTTTCATCCTCCCAAAATCTACTATTACTGGAGCATCCACCTCCGAATTCACCCCAAACCAGCCTTCGTGGTCGACATCTCGAATCACATCGATCAAAAGATGGAATCTGTCCGCTGCTACGAGAGTCAGGTCGTTGAGGGTCGAAGCAGCGAGTTTCCCACGCTTCTCGATGATATTCGTGATCGGGCAAGGTATTGGGGATGGTCGATCGATCGTGCCTTCGGTGAACCCTTCGCTTCGCGCGAAGAGATCCGCATCGATAACATCACAACTCTCACTTAG